From one Pontibacillus sp. HMF3514 genomic stretch:
- a CDS encoding NAD(P)-binding protein, with protein sequence MVDLKGKDAVIIGGGNVAYKRAKLLYKSEARVTIVSPDLSNPLKDMWQRSEVKWKPKTFEPEDVQSSYMVVIATNDPEVNEQVLHSANQVPFVNVASNAERGNVQFANYISRGKLTIAISTNGASPKLSTKIKKDLEKQYDKRYEEYVDFLYECRQRVKHASISKEKQNDILSTVLSEVYFDKAEQDKFKDWLELTLEGEPKDEGAE encoded by the coding sequence ATGGTTGATTTAAAAGGGAAAGACGCCGTCATTATTGGTGGTGGAAATGTAGCTTATAAAAGGGCAAAGCTATTATATAAAAGCGAAGCTCGAGTAACCATTGTAAGTCCTGATCTATCAAATCCATTAAAAGATATGTGGCAACGATCTGAAGTGAAGTGGAAACCGAAAACGTTTGAACCAGAGGATGTACAAAGCTCCTATATGGTCGTCATTGCTACAAATGATCCTGAAGTAAACGAGCAAGTACTTCATTCAGCAAATCAGGTTCCTTTCGTTAATGTTGCTAGCAATGCAGAGAGAGGAAACGTTCAATTTGCCAATTATATATCACGCGGAAAATTGACCATTGCGATATCTACCAACGGTGCGAGTCCCAAGTTATCTACCAAAATAAAAAAAGATTTAGAAAAACAATATGATAAAAGATACGAGGAGTATGTAGATTTTTTGTATGAATGCCGGCAACGGGTTAAGCATGCTTCTATTTCAAAAGAAAAACAAAACGACATTCTTTCTACAGTTTTAAGTGAAGTTTATTTTGATAAGGCAGAACAAGACAAATTTAAAGATTGGTTGGAGCTTACACTGGAAGGAGAGCCAAAGGATGAAGGGGCTGAATAA
- the cobA gene encoding uroporphyrinogen-III C-methyltransferase: MTKVYIVGAGPGDSELITVKGLKAIQHSDVILYDRLVNEELLHEAGPETEFIYCGKAPDNHSMTQSTINGFLCKFALQGKTVTRLKGGDPFVFGRGGEEAEELAKKNIPFEIVPGISSGIAAPAYAGIPVTHRNYSSSVAFISGVSKLDKDGEEYWKHVVKSMDTICIYMGVKKLPEICDRLIRFGRDPHTPIALVHAGTTKEQKTVTGTLINITNKARDIQNPSMIVIGEVVRFRESIQWFEQLNGNEEEKIPV, from the coding sequence ATGACAAAAGTGTACATTGTAGGTGCAGGGCCAGGCGATAGTGAGTTGATTACCGTAAAAGGTTTGAAGGCTATTCAACATTCAGATGTCATTCTTTACGATCGTCTCGTAAATGAAGAATTACTGCACGAAGCCGGTCCTGAAACAGAATTCATTTATTGTGGCAAAGCTCCAGATAATCATTCTATGACACAGTCAACCATTAACGGATTTCTATGTAAGTTTGCATTACAAGGAAAAACCGTTACTCGATTAAAGGGAGGAGACCCATTTGTGTTTGGTCGAGGTGGAGAAGAAGCAGAAGAGTTAGCCAAAAAGAATATTCCTTTTGAAATCGTTCCTGGCATCTCCTCTGGAATAGCCGCACCTGCCTATGCAGGTATTCCTGTTACCCACCGAAATTATAGTTCATCAGTTGCTTTTATTTCAGGGGTAAGTAAGCTCGATAAAGATGGAGAAGAGTATTGGAAGCATGTCGTAAAAAGTATGGATACCATTTGTATTTATATGGGTGTGAAAAAGCTACCGGAAATTTGTGATCGACTGATTCGCTTTGGTCGAGATCCTCATACCCCTATTGCGCTTGTCCATGCTGGAACAACAAAAGAACAAAAGACAGTGACAGGGACCTTAATAAATATCACAAACAAGGCAAGAGATATTCAAAATCCCTCAATGATCGTAATTGGAGAAGTTGTTCGATTTAGAGAATCTATACAATGGTTTGAACAACTAAACGGAAATGAAGAAGAGAAAATTCCCGTTTAA
- a CDS encoding uroporphyrinogen-III synthase: MKGLNNKRIAVAASRKADAISTLVEKKGGEAIHYPIQGEMELNEQTSFQNVRDLIEQPFEWVVLTTGIGAKTLTQAASNNDLHDTFLEKLKQTNIAVRGSKTMSWLKEKELAPTIITEDGTMETLLHDLQSRKSPESYNRLFLQAYNQDDAEWKDALEALGFTVYLSQPYAFKRPNEQVTRDLNQEIIKQSIDAVLFTSKTQVQNLFENQVDLQLVHSFNDQVLAVAVGKVTAKELEKQGIAQVLQPETQKMGAMVVELDYYYRQKHK; the protein is encoded by the coding sequence ATGAAGGGGCTGAATAATAAACGTATTGCCGTAGCTGCTAGTCGAAAAGCAGATGCTATTTCTACTCTCGTTGAAAAGAAGGGTGGGGAAGCCATTCATTACCCAATACAAGGTGAAATGGAACTCAATGAACAAACAAGTTTTCAGAATGTAAGAGATTTAATCGAGCAACCATTTGAGTGGGTTGTTTTGACTACAGGTATTGGTGCGAAAACACTCACTCAAGCGGCATCAAATAACGATTTACATGACACCTTCTTGGAGAAGTTGAAGCAAACGAATATTGCGGTTAGAGGCAGTAAAACGATGAGCTGGCTTAAGGAAAAAGAATTAGCCCCTACGATCATTACTGAAGACGGTACAATGGAAACCTTACTTCATGATTTACAAAGTAGGAAATCACCTGAGTCTTATAATCGATTATTTCTTCAAGCCTATAATCAGGATGATGCAGAATGGAAGGATGCTTTAGAAGCTCTAGGATTTACGGTATATCTTTCACAGCCGTATGCCTTTAAACGTCCAAATGAACAAGTAACAAGGGACTTAAACCAAGAAATCATCAAGCAATCTATTGATGCTGTCCTATTTACGAGTAAAACACAAGTTCAAAATTTATTTGAAAATCAAGTAGATCTTCAACTTGTCCACTCATTTAATGATCAGGTATTAGCCGTAGCTGTTGGGAAAGTGACAGCAAAAGAGCTAGAAAAACAAGGAATTGCGCAAGTCCTTCAGCCTGAAACCCAAAAAATGGGGGCTATGGTGGTGGAATTGGATTATTACTATCGTCAAAAACATAAATAA
- a CDS encoding sirohydrochlorin chelatase, protein MQGVLYVSHGSRVKEATNEAISCIRAAHQHVGTSLWEICFLELTDPTVQQGIERLVQQGSTSITIVPVLLLSAGHYFKDLPHEVEGLKNQYPNVIFRYAKPLGVQDRIIDVLVERIEEVRTQPKTNIDILLVGRGSRYPETKRDIETIAQKLKQKLNGAEIEVSYLAAASPTFEEGLSTTRTKQGAQSIVVPYLWFTGKLIGSMQKKINDLRENNEDILLCDYLNNHPNMVRALSDRVNEVLKNTAEDSSDVSTKKGGGYVEYYPYNG, encoded by the coding sequence ATGCAGGGAGTATTATATGTCAGTCATGGAAGTCGGGTAAAGGAAGCAACAAATGAAGCGATTTCTTGCATCCGTGCAGCCCATCAACATGTAGGTACTTCTTTATGGGAAATCTGTTTCTTAGAACTTACTGACCCCACTGTTCAGCAAGGAATTGAACGATTGGTCCAACAGGGGTCTACTTCCATAACCATTGTCCCTGTGTTGTTGTTAAGTGCAGGTCATTATTTTAAAGATCTCCCCCACGAAGTTGAAGGATTAAAGAATCAATATCCTAACGTTATCTTTAGGTATGCAAAGCCACTGGGTGTTCAAGATCGAATTATAGACGTACTAGTCGAGCGGATAGAAGAAGTTCGGACTCAACCTAAAACGAATATAGATATTTTGCTCGTTGGAAGAGGGAGTCGCTATCCAGAAACAAAACGTGATATTGAAACCATCGCTCAAAAGCTAAAACAGAAACTGAACGGAGCTGAAATAGAGGTTTCCTATCTAGCTGCGGCTTCCCCAACTTTTGAGGAAGGTTTATCAACTACACGAACGAAACAAGGAGCCCAATCGATTGTCGTCCCTTACCTTTGGTTTACCGGTAAGTTAATTGGTTCAATGCAGAAAAAAATAAACGATCTTAGAGAAAATAATGAGGATATCCTACTCTGTGATTATTTAAACAATCATCCCAATATGGTTCGAGCCCTATCTGATAGGGTGAATGAAGTTTTAAAAAACACAGCTGAGGATTCTTCTGATGTTAGCACCAAAAAAGGTGGCGGTTATGTTGAGTACTATCCCTATAATGGTTGA
- a CDS encoding phosphoadenylyl-sulfate reductase translates to MKNNLLLYENFTGDPFEEFQPEDETKGAAQVLEWAYNTYGSSLVYACSFGAEGIVLIDLISKIKKDAKVVFLDTGIHFQETYDLINKVKDRYPELDIEMKKPELTLEEQSEQYGSALWNRNPDQCCYIRKIKPLEDALDGATAWLSGLRREQSPSRANTNFVNKDDRFQSIKVCPLIHWTWENVWDYIRVNNLDYNELHDQDYPSIGCIPCTFKAEGDNRSGRWKGLNKTECGLHTPGN, encoded by the coding sequence ATGAAAAATAATTTATTGTTATATGAGAATTTTACAGGTGATCCATTTGAAGAATTTCAACCTGAGGATGAAACGAAAGGTGCCGCACAGGTACTAGAATGGGCGTATAATACGTATGGTTCATCCCTTGTGTATGCCTGCAGTTTCGGTGCTGAAGGTATTGTATTGATTGACTTAATATCTAAAATAAAGAAAGATGCAAAAGTCGTATTCTTAGATACAGGTATCCATTTTCAAGAAACTTACGACCTTATAAATAAAGTGAAAGATAGGTATCCAGAGCTTGATATTGAGATGAAGAAGCCTGAACTCACTTTAGAGGAACAGTCTGAGCAATATGGATCGGCTCTTTGGAATAGAAACCCTGACCAATGCTGCTATATACGAAAGATCAAACCACTAGAAGATGCACTTGATGGTGCCACAGCTTGGCTGTCAGGATTGAGGAGAGAACAGTCTCCAAGTCGTGCTAATACCAATTTTGTTAATAAGGATGATCGATTTCAGTCTATTAAGGTATGTCCACTAATTCACTGGACATGGGAAAACGTATGGGATTATATCCGAGTAAACAACTTGGATTACAACGAATTGCATGATCAAGACTATCCAAGTATAGGTTGCATTCCTTGCACATTTAAAGCTGAGGGAGATAACCGTTCAGGGAGATGGAAAGGATTGAACAAAACAGAGTGTGGCCTTCATACGCCTGGTAATTAA